A genomic region of Nitrospira lenta contains the following coding sequences:
- the corA gene encoding magnesium/cobalt transporter CorA, which produces MKLVQKRSRKTGLPPGTLVHIGEKKADTVTMTVFDYAGARCDERTVTNPEELRPPVDESVIWVDIGGVHKLDLLEAIGAQFSLHPLLLEDIANTDQRPKLDDYESYLFLVMKVLSVTETHDLLVEQVSFVLGRNFVLSFQENGTDVFKPVRDRLRGGKGRLRQNGADYLMYALVDAIVDQYFLVLESLGEKIELLQEKVVADPKPDTLREVYALKRQLLFLRRAVWPLREATNAFSRSDCPFLHEPTKVFFRDVYDHVVQIVDTIETLREMVSASLDIYLSSVSYRLNAVMRVLTVITTIFMPLSFIASIYGMNFEHMPELQSEWGYPAVLGVMGLIAAGMLMAFRQRRWL; this is translated from the coding sequence ATGAAACTTGTCCAAAAGCGCTCAAGAAAAACCGGATTGCCGCCGGGGACGCTGGTCCACATCGGTGAGAAAAAAGCCGACACCGTGACCATGACGGTGTTCGATTATGCCGGCGCGCGTTGCGATGAGCGGACGGTGACCAATCCGGAAGAGTTGCGGCCGCCCGTCGATGAGTCTGTTATTTGGGTGGATATCGGAGGGGTGCACAAGCTCGACCTGCTCGAAGCCATCGGCGCGCAATTCTCACTCCATCCTCTGTTGCTTGAGGATATTGCCAATACCGATCAACGCCCGAAGCTCGATGACTATGAGTCCTACCTGTTTCTGGTCATGAAGGTATTGTCTGTCACGGAGACGCACGACCTGCTGGTCGAGCAGGTCAGTTTCGTCCTCGGGCGGAACTTCGTCCTCTCGTTTCAGGAGAATGGCACCGATGTCTTTAAGCCGGTGCGAGACCGGTTGCGCGGCGGCAAGGGCCGTCTTCGGCAGAACGGCGCCGACTATCTGATGTATGCCTTGGTGGATGCCATCGTGGATCAGTATTTTCTGGTCCTCGAATCGCTGGGCGAGAAAATTGAATTACTACAAGAAAAAGTGGTGGCGGATCCGAAGCCGGACACGCTGAGAGAGGTGTATGCCCTCAAACGGCAGCTGCTCTTTCTTCGCCGGGCCGTGTGGCCGCTTCGGGAAGCGACGAATGCTTTTTCCCGTTCCGATTGCCCCTTTCTGCATGAACCGACCAAAGTCTTCTTCAGGGATGTGTACGATCATGTCGTGCAGATCGTCGATACTATCGAGACGCTCCGTGAAATGGTGTCGGCCAGCCTCGATATTTATTTATCCAGCGTCAGTTACCGCCTCAATGCGGTCATGCGCGTCTTGACGGTCATCACGACGATTTTCATGCCGCTGAGCTTTATCGCGAGCATTTACGGCATGAACTTCGAACACATGCCGGAGCTGCAGTCAGAGTGGGGGTATCCGGCCGTGTTGGGAGTGATGGGATTGATTGCCGCGGGGATGTTGATGGCGTTCCGGCAACGGCGCTGGCTCTAG
- the leuD gene encoding 3-isopropylmalate dehydratase small subunit, producing MQAFTMLTGLVAPLDRVNVDTDQIIPKQYLKTIKRTGLREGLFFDWKKQKDGSPDPQFFLNQARYQSATILLTRDNFGCGSSREHAPWALLDQGFRCVIAPSFADIFYNNCFQNGILPVVLTADEVLAMMHDVLATPGYQLTVDLGKQTVTTPGGKTCTFAIDPFRKDCLYRGLDSIGLTLQHESAISAYEQKRKTEAPWLFTDISS from the coding sequence ATGCAAGCCTTTACCATGCTCACCGGCTTAGTCGCCCCCTTGGACCGGGTCAACGTCGATACGGACCAGATTATTCCAAAGCAGTACTTGAAGACGATCAAGCGCACGGGACTGCGCGAGGGATTGTTCTTCGACTGGAAGAAACAGAAAGATGGGTCGCCGGATCCGCAGTTCTTCCTGAATCAAGCCCGCTACCAAAGCGCCACGATTCTCTTGACCCGCGATAACTTCGGTTGCGGCTCTTCCCGAGAACATGCCCCCTGGGCCCTGCTCGATCAGGGATTTCGCTGCGTGATCGCACCGAGCTTCGCGGACATCTTCTACAATAATTGTTTTCAGAACGGCATCCTGCCCGTCGTCCTCACCGCCGACGAAGTCCTGGCGATGATGCACGACGTGCTGGCGACGCCGGGCTACCAGCTAACGGTGGATCTCGGCAAGCAAACCGTCACGACGCCAGGCGGCAAGACCTGCACCTTCGCGATCGACCCGTTCCGCAAAGACTGCCTGTATCGCGGACTCGATTCCATCGGCCTGACGCTGCAACACGAGTCCGCCATTTCCGCCTACGAACAGAAACGGAAAACCGAGGCGCCATGGCTGTTCACCGATATTTCATCATGA
- the leuC gene encoding 3-isopropylmalate dehydratase large subunit, which yields MAGKTLFDKIWDTHLVREEPDGTTLLYIDRQLVHEVTSPQAFEGLKLAGRRPRRPAATLAVPDHNVPTTDRRLGIADAISAKQIQTLEDNCRDFSITLFGMNDIRQGVVHVIGPEQGFTLPGTTIVCGDSHTSTHGAFGALAFGIGTSEVEHVLATQCLVQKRPKTMEIRVDGVLSDRCSAKDIILAIIGKIGTAGGTGYVIEYTGSAIRALSMEGRMTLCNMSIEGGARAGMVAPDEKTVAYIKGRPLAPKGALFEQAVQAWEQLKTDSDAKYDATLVMRAEDIAPQVSWGTSPGMVLGVDQRVPDPATMTDDNTRKATERALEYMGLAANMPIADIKIDTVFIGSCTNSRIEDLRLAASLAKGKHVAKTVHAMVVPGSGLVKQQAEQEGLDTIFREAGFEWREAGCSMCLAMNADVLKPGERCASTSNRNFEGRQGAGGRTHLVSPAMAVAAAVEGHFIDIRHWS from the coding sequence ATGGCAGGCAAGACATTATTCGACAAGATTTGGGATACGCATCTCGTACGGGAAGAACCGGACGGAACGACACTGTTGTATATCGACCGACAGCTGGTCCATGAAGTCACCTCGCCGCAGGCCTTCGAAGGACTGAAACTGGCGGGGCGCCGGCCGCGTCGCCCCGCCGCGACGCTCGCGGTCCCGGACCACAATGTTCCGACGACGGACCGCCGTCTCGGGATTGCCGACGCCATCAGCGCCAAACAAATTCAGACACTGGAAGACAATTGCCGGGACTTCAGTATTACGCTGTTCGGCATGAACGACATCCGCCAGGGCGTCGTCCACGTCATCGGCCCGGAACAAGGATTTACGCTCCCCGGCACGACGATCGTCTGCGGCGACTCACACACCTCCACTCACGGCGCGTTCGGCGCACTGGCCTTCGGCATCGGCACCAGCGAAGTCGAGCACGTACTGGCGACGCAATGCCTGGTCCAGAAGCGGCCCAAGACGATGGAGATCCGCGTCGACGGCGTTCTGTCGGATCGCTGCTCCGCCAAAGACATCATTCTCGCCATCATCGGCAAGATCGGCACGGCCGGCGGGACCGGATATGTCATCGAATATACGGGGTCGGCCATTCGCGCCTTAAGCATGGAAGGCCGCATGACCCTGTGCAACATGTCGATCGAAGGCGGAGCCCGCGCCGGCATGGTCGCGCCCGATGAAAAGACCGTTGCCTATATCAAGGGGCGGCCCTTGGCCCCGAAAGGCGCGCTGTTCGAGCAGGCCGTGCAGGCCTGGGAGCAATTGAAGACGGATTCGGATGCCAAGTACGACGCCACGCTGGTCATGCGCGCCGAGGATATCGCCCCGCAAGTCAGCTGGGGAACCAGCCCCGGTATGGTGCTCGGGGTAGACCAGCGGGTTCCGGACCCGGCCACGATGACCGACGACAATACCCGCAAGGCCACCGAGCGCGCGCTGGAATACATGGGACTCGCCGCCAACATGCCGATTGCGGACATCAAGATCGACACGGTCTTTATCGGGTCCTGCACGAATTCACGCATTGAAGACTTGCGTCTTGCCGCGTCGCTGGCCAAAGGCAAACACGTCGCCAAGACCGTGCATGCGATGGTGGTCCCTGGCTCCGGTCTCGTCAAACAGCAGGCCGAACAGGAAGGCCTCGATACAATCTTCCGCGAAGCCGGATTTGAGTGGCGGGAGGCCGGCTGCAGCATGTGCCTGGCGATGAACGCCGATGTGCTGAAACCGGGCGAACGGTGCGCCTCGACCAGCAATCGAAATTTCGAAGGGCGGCAGGGAGCGGGCGGACGCACACATCTGGTCTCTCCCGCCATGGCCGTTGCAGCCGCCGTCGAGGGACACTTTATCGATATTCGTCATTGGAGTTAG
- a CDS encoding MEKHLA domain-containing protein, translating into MSIDDVSHRFLVTWSQLLLDSFHRWTGRDLLSRTGSPDAQADTLFSAPFVVVSHGTEVDPLLNYGNQQALDLWELSWSQLTSTPSRLTAEPMNRDERARMLAVAERQGFYSGYRGIRISSTGKRFLVEDATVWNVVDGQGVRVGQAAAFARWTAVE; encoded by the coding sequence ATGTCGATAGATGATGTCTCCCACCGCTTTCTAGTCACCTGGTCACAGCTTCTCCTGGATAGCTTTCATCGCTGGACGGGGCGAGATTTGCTGAGCCGAACCGGCTCACCGGACGCGCAGGCGGACACGCTGTTTTCTGCGCCCTTCGTGGTGGTGTCGCACGGTACGGAGGTCGATCCTCTCTTGAATTACGGCAATCAGCAGGCGCTCGACCTGTGGGAGCTGTCGTGGTCCCAATTGACGAGCACGCCCTCTCGCCTCACCGCAGAGCCCATGAACCGGGATGAGCGCGCCCGCATGTTGGCAGTGGCTGAGCGGCAGGGATTTTATTCCGGTTATCGGGGAATCAGAATCTCTTCTACGGGTAAGCGGTTTCTGGTCGAAGATGCCACGGTGTGGAACGTCGTCGATGGCCAGGGTGTTCGAGTGGGCCAGGCCGCGGCATTCGCTCGTTGGACGGCGGTGGAGTAG
- a CDS encoding CBS domain-containing protein, with product MAVVQPITGVTDTYPVRPVTPGTPLIDAVDSQAGKDHRNPAGDRTKLAAHQAYQEQTKQTRLPKPAILARDLMTTPVITLPSDATLVEAWTLMTRRSFRHLPISSVHGTLVGMVSDRDLIRHAPDLVIAGIQSTAAHRPLAEIMSPRVLSATPTTDIREIARVMMDERVGALPILDANRQPVGIISKQDLLRGLANHGPIELWT from the coding sequence ATGGCAGTGGTCCAACCCATCACCGGAGTTACCGACACCTACCCAGTCAGACCCGTGACGCCCGGAACACCGCTGATCGACGCCGTCGATAGCCAAGCTGGCAAGGATCACCGCAATCCGGCCGGGGATCGAACGAAGTTGGCGGCGCACCAGGCCTATCAAGAACAGACGAAGCAAACGCGGCTTCCGAAGCCGGCTATCCTAGCCAGAGATTTGATGACCACCCCGGTCATCACCTTGCCCTCCGACGCGACGCTTGTCGAAGCCTGGACCTTAATGACGCGCCGATCATTCCGTCATCTGCCGATTTCCTCTGTCCATGGCACGCTGGTGGGAATGGTCTCGGATCGGGATCTGATCCGCCACGCTCCCGATCTCGTCATTGCCGGTATTCAGAGCACCGCAGCCCATCGGCCCTTGGCAGAGATCATGAGCCCTCGCGTGCTTTCCGCCACACCCACGACCGACATTCGAGAAATCGCCCGGGTCATGATGGATGAACGAGTCGGAGCTTTGCCGATCCTAGATGCCAATCGCCAGCCGGTCGGCATTATCTCCAAACAGGACTTACTCCGGGGGCTGGCCAACCACGGCCCTATAGAACTCTGGACCTAG
- a CDS encoding dihydrolipoyl dehydrogenase family protein: MTTQRTHDVVVIGGGSAGYAAARTARETGADVAIVDQGPLGGLCILRGCMPTKAILRSAEIAAVMRRAPEFGLSPVEVRASLPAIVDRKDRLVREFADYRIQQLRDPAFVLYEAPATFLSPYRLQVGSTCLSAKSFIIATGSVPREKVIPGLTETGCVTSDSLLDRREQPESLIVLGAGPVGLELAQFFARIGTPVTLVQRAPHVLSHLDADVGVALGQALAAEGLRVMTDTQALRVRRDGNKMAVSVMHKGKEELLTGDLVLNALGRAPNIAGLNLSAAQVTVDAGRVVVDAGMRTSQPHIFAVGDVTELHDVVHIAIQQGELAGWNACHPGDPPRHFDDRLAAEVIFTEPQVAAVGLTEKACRARGLSYLTGAYPFADHGKAMCLGSTQGFVKLMADRANGTVLGAEIVGPESGELIHELLAVMYYRGTVHDLLQIPHYHPTLAEIVTYPAESIVEQMRQS; this comes from the coding sequence ATGACAACTCAACGGACACATGATGTGGTCGTGATCGGCGGCGGCTCCGCCGGTTATGCGGCGGCGCGAACAGCCCGTGAGACGGGGGCGGATGTGGCGATCGTTGATCAGGGCCCGCTCGGCGGACTATGCATTCTGCGGGGCTGCATGCCGACGAAGGCGATTTTGCGATCGGCTGAGATTGCCGCTGTGATGCGGCGGGCTCCTGAATTCGGTCTGTCGCCGGTCGAGGTGCGCGCCAGCCTCCCGGCCATTGTCGATCGAAAGGATCGCTTGGTCCGGGAGTTCGCCGACTACCGGATTCAACAGTTGCGCGATCCGGCCTTTGTGCTCTACGAAGCTCCGGCGACCTTTCTTTCCCCCTATCGGCTGCAGGTCGGTTCGACTTGCCTATCCGCGAAGTCTTTCATCATTGCCACCGGCTCGGTTCCGCGCGAGAAGGTCATTCCGGGGCTGACCGAGACGGGCTGTGTCACCAGCGATAGTTTGCTGGATCGACGAGAGCAGCCGGAGTCGCTTATCGTATTGGGAGCCGGCCCCGTCGGATTGGAATTGGCCCAGTTCTTTGCGCGGATCGGCACGCCGGTCACTCTTGTGCAGCGGGCGCCTCATGTTCTGTCCCATCTTGATGCCGATGTCGGGGTCGCACTCGGACAGGCCCTCGCCGCCGAAGGCCTGCGGGTCATGACCGATACGCAGGCGCTTCGTGTACGGAGAGATGGAAACAAGATGGCGGTGTCTGTCATGCACAAGGGGAAGGAAGAGCTTCTGACCGGCGATCTGGTGCTCAACGCGCTTGGCCGGGCTCCGAACATCGCCGGCCTGAACCTGTCGGCCGCCCAGGTGACCGTGGATGCCGGCCGCGTGGTCGTGGATGCCGGCATGCGGACCTCGCAGCCCCACATCTTTGCCGTCGGGGACGTCACGGAGCTTCACGATGTGGTGCACATTGCGATTCAACAAGGTGAGTTGGCCGGATGGAATGCCTGCCATCCCGGCGATCCTCCCAGACATTTCGACGATCGGCTGGCGGCGGAAGTGATCTTTACCGAACCCCAAGTCGCTGCGGTGGGCCTGACGGAAAAAGCCTGCCGGGCGCGCGGCCTCTCCTATCTCACCGGGGCCTATCCGTTCGCCGACCATGGAAAGGCCATGTGTCTTGGGAGTACCCAGGGGTTTGTGAAATTGATGGCCGACCGCGCAAATGGGACGGTGCTGGGTGCCGAAATTGTCGGGCCAGAATCCGGGGAACTGATTCATGAGCTACTGGCGGTGATGTATTACCGGGGGACCGTGCACGATCTTCTTCAAATTCCGCACTACCATCCGACGTTGGCCGAGATCGTGACCTATCCGGCTGAATCCATTGTCGAGCAGATGCGACAGTCATGA
- a CDS encoding tetratricopeptide repeat protein — protein MSRRFSLRVSTLVLVAAVMLSCEQQTWESAMAAGQRALQKGDYSAAEQIFAAAVKKAESQYGLKDRHVAVALSSEAQALTAQGKYVEAEPAYLQALKIYQDAHGENHVDVAATLNNLGVLHRMHGQYTDAAPLLMRALAIKERLHGPDHPDVALTLHNLGLVYVSQGVPEKAEPLYRRALTIRETALGETHRDVEKSLSELIGVLRKLHREADAAPLEERLSAIRQRRS, from the coding sequence ATGAGTCGCCGATTCTCACTGCGTGTGTCCACGCTGGTCCTTGTGGCGGCGGTGATGCTCTCTTGCGAACAACAAACCTGGGAATCCGCCATGGCGGCCGGTCAGCGAGCCTTGCAGAAGGGGGACTACTCTGCGGCGGAGCAGATCTTTGCCGCAGCCGTCAAAAAAGCCGAGTCCCAGTATGGGCTGAAGGATCGGCACGTGGCCGTTGCGCTCTCGAGCGAGGCGCAAGCCTTGACGGCGCAGGGCAAGTATGTGGAAGCGGAGCCGGCCTATCTTCAGGCGTTGAAGATCTATCAGGATGCGCACGGAGAGAATCATGTCGATGTGGCGGCGACGTTGAATAACCTTGGCGTCCTGCATCGGATGCATGGGCAATATACGGACGCGGCACCCTTGCTCATGCGGGCACTCGCGATCAAAGAGCGTCTCCATGGTCCGGATCATCCCGACGTCGCCCTCACCCTGCACAATCTGGGGTTGGTCTATGTGTCGCAAGGGGTGCCGGAGAAGGCGGAGCCGCTCTATCGTCGCGCGTTGACCATTCGAGAGACGGCGCTGGGAGAGACGCATCGGGATGTGGAGAAAAGCCTGAGCGAACTCATCGGCGTCTTGCGGAAATTACATCGCGAGGCCGACGCGGCGCCGCTGGAGGAACGGTTGTCGGCGATCAGACAACGGCGGAGTTGA
- a CDS encoding HDOD domain-containing protein, protein MSSSPTTSESALAESLRPRLHNTLQPLLNQASPCLPALEKTCQKILSLTGGLTGADRLAQIISRDPALSCRVLQISNSIAYSPQQVITSIPHAVSWLGLDTVRSIVTASQLVEQLSQWPNQQRIVSGVIARALVAAVHANELGMALEYPSLSQLFSATLLYSIGDLAIASQSQDLYASYRKIPLTAKTPAARLLEETQLFGAPRLRIAQALGQMWALPPFVVELFAIEWHPSQERWGSGQEMFKGLVIGCSSLIDVMTGPPSPAIMEAVKRGLLAGSGLPSHLFGDILGCALDRGKQLIHSAGLPFDLWEDPVEQEPSGLIPVPPPVEISPVTAMPQKRGPSAIETNPLETLQTLQTALREAKDINTLLSTLVQALHRDGGFSRVALALLNPNNTDHLVGRLLLGVEEPALYLDSLSGSLTKDHPHFLQLMKRSDAVWIEDFALPLGNPINPKFLRTWHPGSAIIAPLRVGTRPIGMLYCDNGPIPRQVQQKDYHAFQLFFGQTTLSINRLAGIL, encoded by the coding sequence ATGTCATCGTCACCCACCACGTCGGAGTCGGCCCTGGCCGAATCCCTTCGTCCCCGCCTGCACAACACCTTACAGCCGCTCCTGAATCAGGCTAGTCCTTGCTTACCAGCCCTGGAGAAAACCTGCCAGAAAATTCTCAGTCTGACCGGGGGACTTACCGGAGCCGACCGCCTCGCTCAAATTATCAGTCGTGATCCGGCCTTATCCTGCCGAGTCCTCCAGATCTCGAACAGCATTGCCTACAGTCCGCAACAAGTCATCACATCGATTCCCCACGCCGTCAGCTGGCTCGGTCTGGATACGGTCCGTTCCATTGTCACCGCTTCCCAGCTGGTCGAACAACTCAGTCAATGGCCCAATCAGCAGCGAATTGTCAGCGGAGTCATCGCGCGGGCTCTCGTCGCAGCCGTGCATGCCAATGAACTGGGCATGGCGCTCGAGTATCCCTCGTTGAGCCAGCTCTTCAGCGCCACCTTGCTCTACTCAATCGGTGACCTCGCCATCGCCAGTCAATCGCAGGATCTGTACGCCTCGTACCGCAAAATCCCGCTGACCGCCAAAACACCCGCGGCGCGCCTCCTCGAAGAAACGCAACTCTTTGGAGCCCCCCGCCTCCGGATCGCGCAAGCCCTCGGACAGATGTGGGCGCTGCCCCCTTTTGTCGTGGAGTTGTTTGCAATCGAATGGCATCCGAGCCAGGAACGATGGGGCTCCGGTCAGGAGATGTTCAAGGGCCTGGTCATCGGCTGCTCTTCATTGATCGACGTCATGACCGGCCCTCCCTCCCCGGCCATCATGGAGGCCGTCAAGCGAGGCCTCCTCGCGGGGAGCGGCCTGCCGTCACACCTGTTTGGCGACATCCTGGGGTGCGCATTGGATCGAGGCAAACAGTTGATCCATTCAGCAGGCCTGCCGTTTGATCTCTGGGAAGATCCCGTCGAGCAAGAACCCAGCGGCCTGATTCCCGTACCGCCGCCGGTAGAAATCTCTCCCGTCACGGCGATGCCACAGAAGCGAGGGCCCAGTGCGATCGAGACGAATCCTCTCGAAACGCTGCAAACCCTGCAAACCGCGTTGCGCGAGGCCAAGGATATCAATACGCTCCTGAGTACGCTGGTGCAGGCCCTGCACCGGGACGGCGGTTTTAGCCGGGTGGCCCTGGCCCTGCTGAACCCGAACAATACCGATCATTTGGTGGGACGATTGTTACTCGGCGTGGAAGAACCGGCTCTCTATCTCGACAGTTTGTCCGGCTCGCTGACCAAGGATCACCCGCACTTCTTGCAGCTCATGAAGCGGTCCGATGCGGTCTGGATCGAAGATTTCGCCCTCCCGCTAGGCAACCCCATCAATCCGAAATTTCTCCGCACGTGGCACCCTGGATCGGCCATCATCGCGCCCCTCCGCGTCGGAACCAGGCCCATCGGCATGCTGTATTGCGATAACGGTCCAATCCCCCGACAGGTGCAGCAAAAGGACTACCACGCCTTTCAGCTGTTCTTCGGCCAGACGACGCTGAGTATCAATCGGTTGGCGGGAATACTCTAG
- a CDS encoding mechanosensitive ion channel domain-containing protein, with translation MQLSWITVDSSVFLDGLKSLILLVSVILIRTLVVRGISRNHALSMEDKRRWVVTTRNSMVFVILIGFVVIWAHELEAFAVSIVALAAALVLATKELILCLSGAALRVGGKVYGVGDRIQIAGHRGVVLDHDMFATKLLEIGPGQSSHLYTGRITVFPNSLLFTNALVKENPGQEYGLYTLVVPLRSEGEWQRAEQALLMAAKTECGPFMEEAARQMKLLEQANLLEAPSPEPRITIQLPEPGKIQLVLRFPAPDRGRSRVEQAILRRYLIEMNQAVV, from the coding sequence ATGCAGTTGAGCTGGATCACCGTTGATAGTTCCGTCTTCTTGGATGGGCTCAAGTCATTGATCCTGCTGGTGTCGGTCATTCTGATCCGGACGCTGGTCGTGCGGGGCATTTCGCGCAACCATGCCTTGTCGATGGAGGACAAGCGCCGCTGGGTCGTGACGACTAGAAACTCGATGGTCTTTGTCATCCTGATCGGTTTCGTCGTCATCTGGGCGCATGAACTGGAGGCCTTCGCCGTCTCGATTGTGGCGTTGGCGGCGGCGTTGGTCTTGGCCACAAAGGAATTGATTCTCTGCTTGAGTGGAGCGGCATTGCGCGTGGGCGGCAAGGTGTATGGCGTTGGTGACCGCATCCAAATTGCCGGACACCGCGGGGTGGTGCTGGATCACGATATGTTTGCCACGAAATTGCTGGAGATCGGCCCCGGCCAATCGTCGCACTTGTATACCGGACGAATAACGGTGTTTCCGAATAGTCTTCTGTTTACGAATGCGCTCGTCAAGGAAAACCCAGGACAGGAGTATGGCCTCTATACACTCGTCGTGCCCTTGAGGTCGGAAGGAGAATGGCAGCGAGCGGAACAGGCGTTGCTGATGGCCGCGAAGACCGAGTGCGGCCCGTTCATGGAAGAAGCCGCGCGACAGATGAAACTGCTGGAACAGGCCAACCTTTTGGAGGCTCCCTCGCCGGAACCTCGTATTACCATTCAACTCCCCGAGCCGGGGAAGATTCAGTTAGTGCTTCGATTTCCGGCTCCCGATCGGGGTCGCTCGCGAGTGGAGCAAGCCATCCTTCGGCGCTACCTGATTGAGATGAATCAGGCGGTAGTCTGA
- the xth gene encoding exodeoxyribonuclease III, producing MKIATFNVNSLRKRLPIVLDWLAQQKPDVLCLQETKVQDSEFPLLALAPSGYHITFRGMKSYNGVAILSRKPPEAVFHGFDDGGESEDARLLRVVIDGIPIVNTYVPQGFEIDSPKYQYKLGWYERLRQYFEKHLSPTKPAIWCGDMNIAPRPMDVHSPEKHLKHVCYHEDARKVYERTLAWGFQDVFVKLYPDRRQYTFWDYRAPSSLEANKGWRIDHILATAPLAEQCTRVDVDVEPRRAKDPSDHTFIWAEFSV from the coding sequence ATGAAAATCGCCACGTTCAACGTCAACTCGCTTCGCAAACGGCTGCCGATCGTGCTGGATTGGCTTGCGCAACAGAAGCCCGACGTGTTGTGCTTACAAGAAACCAAAGTGCAGGACAGCGAGTTTCCGCTGTTGGCTCTGGCCCCCTCCGGTTACCACATCACGTTTCGCGGGATGAAATCCTATAATGGCGTGGCCATCTTGAGCCGCAAGCCGCCGGAAGCGGTATTCCACGGATTCGACGATGGCGGTGAATCAGAGGATGCCCGGCTGCTCAGAGTCGTCATCGACGGGATTCCTATCGTCAACACCTATGTGCCGCAAGGTTTTGAAATCGATTCACCCAAGTATCAATACAAGCTGGGGTGGTATGAGCGGCTGAGACAGTATTTCGAGAAACATCTGTCTCCCACCAAACCGGCCATCTGGTGTGGTGATATGAATATTGCGCCGCGCCCCATGGACGTGCACAGTCCGGAGAAGCATCTCAAGCATGTCTGCTATCACGAGGATGCGCGGAAGGTTTACGAGCGAACACTAGCGTGGGGTTTTCAGGACGTGTTTGTGAAGCTCTACCCGGATCGCCGGCAATATACGTTTTGGGATTACCGGGCGCCCAGTTCATTAGAGGCGAATAAAGGCTGGCGGATCGACCATATCTTAGCGACGGCACCACTGGCGGAACAGTGTACAAGGGTTGACGTGGACGTCGAGCCGCGGCGAGCGAAAGACCCATCAGATCATACGTTTATCTGGGCAGAGTTCTCGGTCTAA